The genomic DNA CAAATCGCGATTCAACAAGCTCGACGCCTTTACCAAGACGGTCGAGGATGCGCGCGTACGTACAACGTCTGGTGGGATCGTCACAATCGCCAGCTTGCTGGTAATCTTCTGGTTGTCATGGGGCGAGTGGGCAGACTACAGGAGAGTGACTGTGAGACCGGAACTCATGGTGGACAAGGGCAGAGGAGAGCGCATGGAGATTGCCATGAACGTGTCGTTTCCGCGAATCCCGTGTGAACTGCTCACGCTCGACGTCATGGATGTGTCTGGGGAGTTGCAAATGGGTGTCACGCATGGTATCAACAAGGTGCGATTGAGTCCCGAGGCCGACGGCAGCAAGGTGATTGAAACCAAGGCTTTGGATCTGTAAGTACATCTACATTATTTGGTTTGGAGACATGCGCTGATAATAACTACAGGCACGCCGATGAGGCCTCACATTTGGCCCCCGACTACTGTGGCCAATGTTATGGCGCACCTCCCCCCACCAACGCAAAAAAGCCCAACTGCTGCAACACCTGCGACGAAGTCCGCGACGCCTACGCCTCGATATCATGGTCTTTCGGCCGCGGTGAAGGCGTAGAACAATGCGAACGCGAACACTATGCTGAACACCTCGACCAACAACGTCAGGAAGGATGTCGCCTGGAAGGTAGTATCAAGGTCAACAAGGTTGTGGGCAACTTCCACTTCGCGCCCGGAAAGTCCTTCTCCAACGGCAACCTTCACGTGCACGACCTGGAGAACTACTTCAAGGACGATTACGCGCATACATTTACCCACCGTATCCACCAACTCCGCTTTGGCCCTCAACTTAGCGACGTTGTGGTCCGGGACATGCAGAAGAAGCATTTGGATTCTGGTCATAACGGATGGTCGAACCATCACGTCAACCCTCTTGACAACACCGTGCAGCATACCGATGAGAAGGCATACAACTACATGTACTTCATCAAGGTCGTATCCACTGCATACCTGCCACTTGGCTGGGAACAGGAGTTTCCCCATCCTTCCAAGTACAGCGACATCTTGGGTACCACTATCGACGAATCATACAAGGGTAGTATCGAGACACATCAGTACTCTGTTACGAGTCACAAGCGCAGTCTGCAGGGTGGTACCGACGAGAAGGATGGGCACAAAGAGAGGATCCATGCTAGGGGCGGTATCCCAGGTGTATTCTTCTCATATGTAAGTCGGC from Pyrenophora tritici-repentis strain M4 chromosome 8, whole genome shotgun sequence includes the following:
- a CDS encoding endoplasmic reticulum-Golgi intermediate compartment protein 3; the protein is MPVKSRFNKLDAFTKTVEDARVRTTSGGIVTIASLLVIFWLSWGEWADYRRVTVRPELMVDKGRGERMEIAMNVSFPRIPCELLTLDVMDVSGELQMGVTHGINKVRLSPEADGSKVIETKALDLHADEASHLAPDYCGQCYGAPPPTNAKKPNCCNTCDEVRDAYASISWSFGRGEGVEQCEREHYAEHLDQQRQEGCRLEGSIKVNKVVGNFHFAPGKSFSNGNLHVHDLENYFKDDYAHTFTHRIHQLRFGPQLSDVVVRDMQKKHLDSGHNGWSNHHVNPLDNTVQHTDEKAYNYMYFIKVVSTAYLPLGWEQEFPHPSKYSDILGTTIDESYKGSIETHQYSVTSHKRSLQGGTDEKDGHKERIHARGGIPGVFFSYDISPMKVVNREVREKSFSGFLVGLCAVIGGTLTVAAAIDRALYEGVNRIKKSHAQ